Proteins encoded in a region of the Natator depressus isolate rNatDep1 chromosome 23, rNatDep2.hap1, whole genome shotgun sequence genome:
- the FUZ gene encoding LOW QUALITY PROTEIN: protein fuzzy homolog (The sequence of the model RefSeq protein was modified relative to this genomic sequence to represent the inferred CDS: inserted 1 base in 1 codon), with product MGEEGGSVTLLCLTASSGVPLFCRSMGAASKHQLPFPVIGSLNGVHMFGANLDVLLTAACTTNTHVVWRVFHNSITLIVLSSEEGASDFALGRLLDNAFSAMVLILGLEELVNVRNIERLKKDLRACYKLIDSFLAPLERSGDLTQCVECVPVPHGAVLQECLEAFAGAAESRFGCLVAGGRLALATEPWWQLAPQELLLLSWLVGSLPPHAARDYPIYLPHGSPTVPHRLLTCQLLPGXEACLICGPSPALHTVETELVPRFWKPLLEPLQACVSPQPHGLPHGTTLPPGVLAFLLIHREQRSSQSSVQPPGSGGEGLSPRCRAHALRHFYALVTACYFPWEGNPAPPQEPFQASFPHCARHCYVVSATHKAYAIHAPQHQLFLLLAPHVPTFALRPLATRTLQRLTGDTAL from the exons atgggggaggaggggggctccGTCACCCTGCTCTGCCTCACAGCCAGCAGCGGGGTCCCCCTGTTCTGCCGCAGCATGGGGGCTGCCTCCAAGCACCAG ctgccgTTCCCGGTGATCGGCTCCCTGAATGGGGTGCACATGTTCGGGGCGAACCTGGACGTCCTGCTGACGGCAGCCTGCACCACCAACACCCATGTGGTGTGGAGGGTTTTCCACAACAG CATCACCCTGATCGTCCTGTCGTCGGAGGAAGGAGCCAGCGACTTCGCCCTGGGGCGCCTGCTGGACAATGCCTTCAGCGCTATG GTGCTAATCCTGGGCTTGGAGGAGCTGGTGAACGTCCGCAACATTGAACGCCTCAAAAAGGACCTGAGG gcctgctACAAGCTGATCGACAGCTTCCTGGCGCCCCTGGAGCGGAGCGGGGACCTGACGCAGTGTGTGGAGTGTGTCCCTGTGCCCCACGGCGCCGTCCTGCAG GAGTGCCTGGAAGCCTTCGCGGGCGCGGCCGAGAGCCGCTTTGGCTGCCTGGTGGCTGGGGGCCGGCTCGCGCTGGCCACGGAGCCCTGGTGGCAGCTGgccccccaggagctgctgctgctgagctggctggtgggctcactgcccccccacgCGGCGCGGGATTACCCCATCTACCTGCCCCATGGCAGCCCCACG GTTCCCCACCGGCTCCTCACCTGCCAGCTGCTGCCCG CTGAGGCCTGCCTGATCTgcgggcccagccctgccctgcacacCGTGGAGACcgag CTGGTGCCACGGTTCTGGAAGCCACTGCTGGAGCCACTGCAGGCGTGTGtgagcccccagccccacggccTGCCCCACGGCACCACGCTACCCCCTGGAGTCCTGGC GTTCCTGTTGATCCATCGGGAGCAGAGAAGCAGCCAGAGTTCAGTGCAGCCCCCAGGATCAGGGGGGGAGG gcCTGTCCCCCAGGTGCCGCGCCCACGCCCTGCGCCACTTCTACGCCCTGGTCACCGCCTGCTACTTCCCCTGGGAGGGCAACCCag CCCCCCCACAGGAGCCTTTCCAGGCCAGCTTCCCACACTGTGCCCGGCACTGCTACGTGGTGAGCGCCACACACAAGGCCTACGCCATCCAcgccccccagcaccagctgttCCTGCTCCTGGCGCCCCACGTGCCCACCTTCGCCCTGCGGCCCCTGGCCACCCGCACCCTGCAGCGCCTCACCGGGGACACCGCCCTCTGA